In Gambusia affinis linkage group LG20, SWU_Gaff_1.0, whole genome shotgun sequence, the genomic window TATATCATCCCTTTTAACAGGAAAAAGGTTTGTGCATAAAATTCTGTAACTTAAACAGTCAGTATTATATTATCTTAGCTACCTGGCTTTtctaaagtcaaataaatatcaaaggATTATTGATGATACAATGTTAGGAGGTTTTCTGACTGTGCTGGGACTCACCCTGAACGTCTTCCTGGGGCTGAAGAGACGGACGTCTTCCTTCTGGTACAGCCTGAAGAAGGAGTGAGCCAGCGCCTGCTCTGCGGTGAGCCTGGCCGCCGGGTCCACCACCAGCAGCCTGGAGATCTGACGGCCGTCGACACACGTTAGAAACCAAACCGCCCCCTGATAAAACCATGCTGGTGTGACGGGGAGCGCACCAGGTCCTTCACCGTGTCGGATCTGTCGTCCCACTCGGGGGAGCTGAACTGGTACCGGCCCTCCATGATCATCCTCAGCATCAGCATCTGCTTCCGGTGCCAAAACGGAGGCGAGCCGGCCAGCAGCGTGAAGAGGATGACGCCGCAGGCCCAGCTTACGGTCGGGACAAAACACAGAGgtcagcactgcaaaaacacaaaactttaccGGCCGGTTTATCTAGTTTATAGAACGTCTTAgaatatgacaaaactaacaagtaactttccagtaagagcttgttttagtacataattcctcaatattgatgaaaatgtatgaataagTAAAATTATCAGATATTTTTTCCATACTGTAacttaaaaaatgcttttagctgcttttttaaatatttcaagccCCAAATTTACTTcaatacacacagtggaaaccaaATTAGTGTTAGCGCAGAAGCTAACATTCAAAGTCTTCCTTATCTccactcaaaaacacaaaatcttaccaagtaattttagtcTTGTATCTACACTAAACATCTCAGGTCAgttgaaataagatgaaactaatttaaaagtaagttttcagcGAGAAGTAGAAGCTtatttagtcaataattccttaatattgattaaaataagtATTAGTTTCAATGGCAAATTGTTTCACTCATAATGTGGaataaatatcttgttataagtgaaataatctgccagtggacctggaactgggttgctaggtaacaggctgggcttggctggggttgctaggtaacaggctgggcttggctggggttgctaggtaacaggctgggcttggccggggttgctaggtaacggcgccagtaaaatttgacctttttcaTCAACggttgactgaaaacaagctcctatattttgcagaaaagtttctttcagttagttttgttgtATCTCAGATGTAATAAGATATTTCCACCAGAACTAGATACAAATATTTGGTTAGGTTtcgtgtttttgcagtgagtgGAAGCCGAGGGAAATGCTGCAGAGGAAAGCAGACTTACAGGTCCACCTCCTTCCCGTAGCCTGGATGCATCTCATCCATGGAGCATTTCAGTATTTCAGGCGCCAGGTATCCAGGCGTTCCACAGAGCTCTGGTTTAAGAACACAAAGCGTTTCAGACAGgaaatcttctgtttttctgtttctgcgcTGCTGGGCAGGATCTCCAGTTTACCTCTGAGCTTCTCTCcaggctgcagctgcacagaGAAGCCGAAGTCGGACAGCTTGATGTGTCCGTGATCGTCCAGCAGGATGTTCTCCGGCTTCAGGTCCCGGTGGACGATGCTGAGGGAGTGCAGGTACTGCACCGCCTCCAGCAGCGCCCGCATGATGCTCCTggtgacacaaacacaccagaTCATGATTCCCATTCACTGTCTGGGCTGGAACGATTAACACCATTAATCCTGATGATTCCATTAATCATTAACTAAACACTCTTAAAAacaatttagtaattaattattaatcggatattggcacattctgcagatttttaatttatccacttaaaccttttttatacaatattagaaacattaaataaacaaataatttaattcaatttttaaatggaaaataagtttttcatattaaatgcaaaatgtttatgtttctgtactATTTTGGATTTATTACAGCTCTGATTATTCCTCcagaaaattgccttttttgagtccaatttaaaataaatcgattactaaattagttgatgattttGTCAATAATCCATTTAACACGATTAATCTCTTCAACCCTAAATATTATTGacaatattaaaaactaaaagttgacaattcttaaaatatttattactgtatgtacttgttaatttttatcaattagtttattttattataagaTATTTACTGATGTATATAATATTATCTGCATCCTGTTTTGCCTCAGTTTATTGTTAGAAAGGAAGTAAAGTTTTCTGAGACATTCAGAAGGAAATAAAGCTTAATGTTGAGTTGTTTTGATTATtcgtttccttttcttttattctttatatttgtttactttgagGCGGTTTAATGTCTTATGTCAGTAGTTTTGAATtctagaaaattaaattatgtgcCGATTAATTTACTGAAGGATGTGACCCTTTGCTCTCCAGCCAAGAGCAGAttgacacaaaataatttgtaaaacgtttaattctgtttttaatagcAGTATATTAGTAACAATCAGTAGAAATATTGAAGTATCAGTGGCTCACCTGGTCTCCTTCTCACTCAGAGTCACTTTTTCTGTGAGGTAGTCGAACAGCTCTCCTCTCCTCATTCTgtccataaaaacaaacagaaatctagaaaatattctcataatattcccacctcatttctctgttttgatacTCACAGGTCAAACACTAAAAATATGAACGTTGTGGACTCGTAGGAATCAATCAGGGTGACTGGAGGAaaccagacagacagaaagtgtTAACAGCAGGGCCGGTCAGAGCATCATGGGGCCCTGAGCAGATTTTCACTGGGCCCCAAACCAACGTGTCATTCCACAGCTACACTGAGCGTGTGACATACCTGGAATTATTAGTGTTGGGTACTAACTGCtgacatttactcagttacatttacttgagtaactttgtttgaaacaatgtactttaggagtatttttactacgctgtactaTTTACTTTGAcctcagtaattttattatgaagtaccTCTACCCTGATTGATAAATTGACATTttgccaaatactttttactcttgAAGGATTTCTTGGGTGgctacttttcacttttacttgagtaaaaatatgttgaagtagttctGCTCTTCcttgagtataatttttggGGTCCTCTGATTATAATAAAAGAGACactgaccaacattttgatgtgaaatgatgacaaaatgtaaaatgtttactgtttttctcAACTGTTGACTGTGTGGCCTCTTCTATTTCTTTATATTCGTGTTTTTATGATGTCAAGCACATGTTGATGAAATgcgctatacaaataaacttgactgattggTTGAACTCTCaacataacagaaataaatttccCATGTTTTGATGGAACCTACTGATGGAGGAATGGCCCTTCACCATGTTGAGGACCTGGATCTCCTTCAGGGTGGAGCTCTTcacctcctccagctgctggacCGTCATCTTCTCGACTGTGATCTCGATGATCTTCACGGCCAGCTCCTGGCCGGTGTGTCGGTGCACACACCGCCTCACCACGCTGCTCACCCCCCTGCAGAGGCAGCACACACCGGAAAGTACATCATGTTCCCTCCGCCACCAGGCGGGACGCTGAGTCCTACCCCCGGCTGCTCAGCTGGACTTACCGGCCGATCACCTCTTTGGGGTCGTACTTCTGGTAGAACTCCTTCGCCCCGACCCAGTCAGGTAATTCATCTCCAAGAACGATGTCCTTGGTCATGATGAGAATCTATAGCAACAAACTCAGGTTTACCACCCCGGTAACTCCTGATAAcacttattttctttgtgttttactaTAATCCCGATACGCAGACTTTACCCTTCACGTGTTTATAGCTAACAAAACACTCAACAGCTTAAAAGGAAATTAAGAAATGCGCCAGTTTGGTCTGGAAGGTTTACTGACCGAACAGGAAGCAGCTAAAACGGGACACGGTTAAATAAACGACGTCCAGTCAGTTTAACAGATTCACTCCGCTGGAAGTCATGACGGTTTGTGATCCGGCAGCTCTGAGAATGGATAAATCTCCCTACCAACTCCGGAGCAATGTTTACATTCTGGTCAAATTCCTGCAAAATCGTTTTTCGCCGGTTTCGACTGGATGAAGTGACACTGTCCCCATGTGGCAGGAGATGAGATTGCAGGGAGTGTTTCCGTTCCAGAGATCCgaaactgcaaacaaaattaacttgttGCGTTTAAGTGAGTATATTtgcaaatttataaaattgttatttttaatggtatgaaatataaatttataagGTACGAAGAGAATGGTGAAGCCTAGGTGGCGCTATGGCTCTATGTGGCCGTTTAAAACGTAGCAGACGAAGACGCTCTGTCGTCATTTCCGGTTGCGTCCCCCTGAATTATATTCCCAGTCGCTGCTGGCGAAGGTATGTACCATCGATATTCCTCATTGGCTGtgcttgcttttatttctgttaatacaaaacatttccacCGAATGCTTTATAGTCGTATTTATAACCAGTGAATGAAAACGGGGATTATAACTGAGTATTTGCGCCACACAAAAGGAGCTGTGTGGCTAACCCGAAGCTAGCTCTAGGATAAATTCAGCGGAACGTCAAACTGAAATATCATAAACATGGAGTTAGTTTAGGATTAATCAGTTTTGGTgtgtaaaataaaccaattttcagtttcttgttCTTATTAAATGAATTGGgtttgtgtttgaattattGCAGCCGCAGTAACAGTGGATTTGAATGGTTCTGTGTGTTTCTTCTGTAGGTGAAGGAAAGATGTCGGGTGCCGGGGGAGGGAAGCGGCCCTCGGGAGGGGACAGTCCTCCTGGCCCACCTGAGAAAAAGAgcaagaaagaggagaaaacgACCACGACGCTTATTGAGCCCATCCGCATAGCGGGAATCTCCTCCACGGTGGGTCACCGGCTGTCCTTTCTTTAGCTCcgttcattattgtcatttaaaTCTGCACCACCGGTGCATACATGAGCAAAAGCTGCAAATGGCAACAcgtaaaacacaaacattcaatattaaataatagGACGTcgtaataagcaataaatcaattcatcGAATTAAGAAGAgctcaatcattttcatttgcatgatttatttcctttctaCCAAAACATGGTAGAAAGTTTGGTGTTTCGGTCTCAGCCACTTTCAGTGTCTAACAGTTAAATGCTCATTATaatataaagtttattattatttgagaaTGTGATCTAATTCCATTATATTACtgaaagcaacaatattatcgtctattgcaataacttctgggacactTTATTGTCCAGCagaatttgttattgtgaatACATATAAAgctaagtaaaaaataaaaccctgagaaagaaaatttatgttttcttaataTGTATAAGAATGTTACTGCATGTAGCAGAAtgtcaaaagttttgttttgcctATAAGTGGAAGTGTAAACTTATTCATATTCCCTCTCTGtttatcttcatatttttttgcataaagcACAAACACATGAACCAAatcccaacacacacaaacgctacaaacaaaaatctctgcagttacagaaaatacagtctaaaacctaaaatcaataaaacaaatgcagaa contains:
- the phkg2 gene encoding phosphorylase b kinase gamma catalytic chain, liver/testis isoform; the protein is MTKDIVLGDELPDWVGAKEFYQKYDPKEVIGRGVSSVVRRCVHRHTGQELAVKIIEITVEKMTVQQLEEVKSSTLKEIQVLNMVKGHSSIITLIDSYESTTFIFLVFDLMRRGELFDYLTEKVTLSEKETRSIMRALLEAVQYLHSLSIVHRDLKPENILLDDHGHIKLSDFGFSVQLQPGEKLRELCGTPGYLAPEILKCSMDEMHPGYGKEVDLWACGVILFTLLAGSPPFWHRKQMLMLRMIMEGRYQFSSPEWDDRSDTVKDLISRLLVVDPAARLTAEQALAHSFFRLYQKEDVRLFSPRKTFRVLIVSVLACIRMYSRYRRARPLTREVLARDPYSLRGVRKLIDGCAFRIYGHWVKKGEQQNRAALFQNTAKIVLLSLEDFET